One Alnus glutinosa chromosome 3, dhAlnGlut1.1, whole genome shotgun sequence genomic region harbors:
- the LOC133863704 gene encoding protein phosphatase 2C 37-like, with protein sequence MAGICCGVVGEGETPAAIESGSRNSRRRRMDLLPLKLIADVAVQPAALENGRKRQKLDFCPPSSPLRECETAVKNCVSGVEEGKESNPKNELLQSNGAVDSCESSKSAEARNEYPKFGMTSVCGRRRDMEDAVSVQPSFCHQKNEISNGFHFFGVFDGHGCSHVAMKCRDLSHEIVKEEVEGAVEAVDWKATMERSFERMDKEVGHWSGPLKSSSTCRCDIQTQQCDAVGSTAVVAVVTPEKIIVSNCGDSRAVLCRNGVAVPLSSDHKPDRPDELERIEAAGGRVIYWDGPRVLGVLAMSRAIGDNYLKPYVIPEPEVTITDRMAEDECLIIASDGLWDVVSNEIACGVARMCLSSRKKPPSPLPGSPQSDLAAVPPAASKSSDKACSDASMLLTKLALARRSTDNISVVVVDLRRNHHQ encoded by the exons ATGGCTGGGATTTGCTGTGGAGTAGTTGGAGAAGGAGAAACACCGGCTGCAATCGAGTCGGGCTCAAGAAATTCAAGGCGCCGGAGAATGGATCTCCTGCCGTTGAAACTGATCGCCGATGTGGCCGTACAACCGGCGGCTCTGGAGAACGGAAGGAAACGCCAGAAGCTCGACTTCTGCCCTCCGTCATCGCCACTTCGCGAATGCGAGACCGCAGTGAAAAATTGCGTGTCCGGCGTAGAGGAAGGCAAAGAATCGAATCCGAAGAATGAGTTATTGCAATCGAATGGAGCGGTGGATTCGTGTGAGAGTTCCAAGTCCGCGGAGGCGAGGAATGAGTATCCTAAGTTCGGCATGACCTCTGTTTGTGGAAGGAGAAGAGACATGGAAGACGCCGTCTCGGTTCAACCTTCGTTCTGTCACCAAAAGAATGAGATTTCAAACGGATTTCATTTTTTCGGCGTGTTCGACGGCCACGGTTGCTCTCAT GTTGCTATGAAGTGTCGGGATTTGTCGCATGAGATAGTGAAGGAAGAGGTGGAAGGCGCAGTAGAGGCTGTGGATTGGAAGGCCACGATGGAGAGGAGCTTTGAGCGGATGGACAAGGAGGTCGGCCATTGGAGTGGTCCTCTCAAGAGCTCCTCGACCTGCAGGTGCGACATCCAGACTCAGCAGTGCGACGCCGTTGGATCCACTGCCGTCGTCGCTGTCGTGACGCCGGAGAAGATCATCGTCTCTAATTGCGGCGATTCTCGCGCAGTACTCTGCCGAAACGGCGTCGCTGTTCCGCTTTCCTCCGATCATAAG CCAGACCGACCCGACGAATTGGAACGGATCGAGGCCGCTGGAGGGCGCGTGATTTACTGGGACGGTCCCAGAGTCCTTGGAGTCCTGGCCATGTCTAGGGCAATAG GTGACAATTATCTAAAACCATACGTGATTCCGGAACCGGAGGTGACGATAACGGATCGGATGGCGGAGGACGAGTGTCTAATTATTGCGAGCGATGGCCTCTGGGACGTGGTGTCCAACGAAATCGCGTGCGGAGTGGCGCGCATGTGCCTGAGCTCGCGGAAGAAGCCGCCGTCGCCGCTGCCTGGGTCCCCGCAAAGCGACCTGGCGGCAGTGCCTCCCGCCGCCTCAAAGAGCTCGGACAAGGCGTGCTCCGACGCGTCCATGCTATTGACCAAGCTGGCCTTGGCTCGGCGTAGTACGGACAATATCAGCGTTGTTGTGGTCGATTTGAGAAGAAATCATCACCAATAG